In one window of Polaromonas naphthalenivorans CJ2 DNA:
- the ffh gene encoding signal recognition particle protein, protein MATALTDKLSRLVKEMRGQARITESNVQDMLREVRMALLEADVALPVVRDFIARVKEKALGQEVMGSLSPGQALVGIVSKELAATMGEGVSDINLAAQPPAVILMAGLQGAGKTTTTAKLAKHLIEKRKKKVLTVSGDVYRPAAIEQLKVVTKQAGAEWFPSTPDQKPADIARAALDYAKRHFFDVLLVDTAGRLAIDEALMNEIKELHAILKPIETLFVVDAMQGQDAVNTAKAFKEALPLTGIILTKTDGDSRGGAALSVRQITGAPIKFSGTSEKLDGLEVFDAERHAGRILGMGDIVALVEQMASGVNMAEAQKLAAKIKSGDGFDLNDFLSQLQQMKSMGGLSSLLDKLPTQMAAKAGSIDMDKAEKDMKRKEGIILSMTPLERRKPELIKATRKRRIAAGSGVHVQEVNRLLNEFEQMQGMMKKMKGSGMMKMMKRMGGMKGMPKF, encoded by the coding sequence GCTGGAGGCCGACGTGGCCCTGCCGGTGGTGCGCGACTTCATTGCCCGCGTCAAGGAAAAAGCGCTGGGCCAGGAGGTGATGGGCTCGCTCTCGCCGGGCCAGGCGCTGGTCGGCATTGTCAGCAAGGAACTGGCCGCCACCATGGGCGAGGGCGTGAGCGACATCAACCTGGCCGCGCAGCCGCCCGCCGTCATCCTGATGGCCGGCCTGCAGGGCGCGGGCAAGACCACGACCACCGCCAAGCTGGCCAAGCACCTGATTGAAAAGCGCAAGAAAAAGGTTCTGACGGTTTCTGGCGACGTGTACCGGCCGGCCGCCATCGAGCAGCTCAAGGTCGTCACGAAGCAGGCCGGGGCCGAATGGTTTCCGAGCACGCCCGACCAGAAGCCGGCCGACATCGCCCGCGCCGCGCTCGACTACGCCAAGCGGCATTTCTTCGACGTGCTGCTGGTCGATACCGCCGGCCGGCTGGCGATTGACGAAGCCTTGATGAATGAAATCAAGGAACTGCACGCCATCCTCAAGCCGATTGAGACGCTGTTCGTGGTCGATGCCATGCAGGGCCAGGATGCGGTCAACACGGCCAAGGCCTTCAAGGAAGCGCTGCCGCTGACCGGCATCATCCTGACCAAGACCGATGGCGACTCGCGCGGCGGCGCGGCGCTGTCGGTGCGCCAGATCACCGGCGCGCCGATCAAGTTCTCGGGCACCAGCGAAAAACTCGACGGTCTGGAGGTGTTTGACGCCGAGCGCCATGCCGGCCGCATCCTGGGCATGGGCGACATCGTCGCGCTGGTCGAGCAGATGGCGTCGGGCGTGAACATGGCCGAGGCGCAAAAGCTCGCCGCCAAGATCAAGTCCGGCGACGGCTTTGACCTCAACGATTTTCTGAGCCAGCTGCAGCAGATGAAGAGCATGGGGGGCCTGTCCAGCCTGCTCGACAAGCTGCCAACGCAAATGGCCGCCAAGGCCGGCTCCATCGACATGGACAAGGCCGAAAAAGACATGAAGCGCAAGGAGGGCATCATTTTGAGCATGACGCCGCTGGAGCGGCGCAAGCCCGAACTCATCAAGGCGACGCGCAAGCGCCGCATCGCCGCCGGCTCGGGCGTGCATGTTCAGGAGGTCAACCGCCTGCTGAATGAATTTGAGCAGATGCAGGGCATGATGAAAAAGATGAAGGGCAGCGGCATGATGAAGATGATGAAGCGCATGGGCGGCATGAAGGGGATGCCGAAGTTCTGA
- the mdoH gene encoding glucans biosynthesis glucosyltransferase MdoH has protein sequence MDQPDHKLNRRSLLREERHPNAVTAPPVHRGSMAPRPWRGFWNSLGAAALWPVVKLSSRATPRQASVHAMEPWQHAAKRRRTVFMLLTLVSTVLATALFADMQPDYDNAFLEYGQLALFALLSAWVVTGFMTAMMGFYVTLFGDAHTLSAKKVQHHTLDPSTRTAIIMPICNEDVRTVFAGLRATCESVALSGHVRNFDVFVLSDSNDPAIIQAERAAWEALRGQLASNINQSSDQPQIEVYYRLRKRRTDRKAGNVADFCRRWGKDYRYMVVLDADSVMSGDCLVSMVKLMEANPTAGIIQTATQAIGHVTLHARAQQFGSRVTGRLFTLGMQFWQMGESHYWGHNAIIRIEPFMQHCALARILGTGGMAGSIMSHDFVEAALMRRAGYHVWLVADLIGSYEQQPPDLLAELQRDRRWCQGNLQNSRLIAEPGIHPVHRSMFATGAMAYLSAPLWLCFMTMGTALWLSGSPMVSDWAVLPGELVSLWAWTLCMLFLPRILGIAAILLNRQQQAYGGTASLLRSALLETLVALLQAPIRMLAHSLFVVVALTGLKLDWKSPPREAAAVPWRHALGQLAPMSGVVVALAAGIAMIDASALVWLLPVGLPLLLSIPMTVLTSKVGVGTAMRAQNYLLIPEETRSPAVLRRAWLHASQPKPRLKAA, from the coding sequence ATGGACCAACCTGATCACAAACTGAATCGGCGCAGCCTGCTGCGTGAAGAACGTCACCCGAATGCCGTCACGGCGCCGCCGGTGCATCGGGGCTCGATGGCGCCGCGCCCGTGGCGGGGGTTCTGGAACAGCTTGGGCGCGGCCGCACTGTGGCCGGTGGTGAAACTGAGCAGCCGGGCAACTCCAAGGCAGGCATCGGTCCATGCCATGGAGCCGTGGCAACACGCGGCCAAGCGCCGCCGGACGGTGTTCATGCTGCTGACGCTGGTCAGCACGGTGCTGGCCACGGCGCTCTTTGCCGACATGCAGCCCGACTACGACAATGCCTTTTTGGAATACGGCCAGCTGGCCTTGTTCGCCCTGCTGTCGGCCTGGGTCGTGACCGGCTTCATGACGGCGATGATGGGTTTTTACGTCACGCTGTTCGGCGACGCGCACACGCTGTCGGCCAAGAAGGTCCAGCACCACACGCTGGACCCGTCCACGCGCACCGCCATCATCATGCCGATCTGCAATGAAGACGTGCGCACCGTGTTCGCCGGCCTGCGCGCCACCTGCGAATCGGTCGCGCTGAGCGGCCATGTGCGCAATTTCGACGTGTTCGTGCTGTCCGACAGCAACGACCCGGCCATCATCCAGGCCGAACGCGCCGCCTGGGAAGCCCTGCGCGGCCAGCTGGCCAGCAATATCAACCAGTCCAGCGACCAGCCGCAGATCGAGGTCTATTACCGCCTTCGCAAGCGCCGCACCGACCGCAAGGCCGGCAACGTGGCCGACTTCTGCCGCCGCTGGGGCAAGGACTACCGCTACATGGTGGTGCTGGACGCCGACAGCGTGATGAGCGGCGACTGCCTGGTCTCGATGGTCAAGCTGATGGAAGCCAACCCGACCGCCGGCATCATCCAGACCGCCACCCAGGCCATCGGCCACGTGACGCTGCATGCGCGCGCGCAGCAGTTCGGCTCGCGCGTGACCGGCCGCCTGTTCACGCTGGGCATGCAGTTCTGGCAGATGGGCGAGTCCCACTACTGGGGCCACAACGCCATCATCCGCATCGAGCCTTTCATGCAGCATTGCGCGCTGGCGCGCATCTTGGGCACGGGCGGCATGGCCGGCAGCATCATGTCGCACGATTTCGTCGAAGCCGCGCTGATGCGCCGCGCCGGCTACCACGTCTGGCTGGTCGCCGACCTGATCGGCAGCTACGAGCAGCAGCCGCCCGATTTGCTGGCCGAGTTGCAGCGCGACCGCCGCTGGTGCCAGGGCAACCTGCAGAACTCGCGCCTGATCGCCGAGCCCGGCATCCACCCGGTGCACCGCTCGATGTTTGCCACCGGCGCCATGGCCTACCTGTCGGCGCCGCTGTGGCTGTGCTTCATGACGATGGGCACGGCGCTGTGGCTGTCGGGTTCGCCGATGGTCAGCGACTGGGCCGTGCTGCCCGGCGAGCTAGTGTCGCTCTGGGCCTGGACGCTGTGCATGCTGTTTTTGCCGCGCATCCTGGGCATTGCCGCCATCCTGCTCAATCGCCAGCAGCAGGCCTATGGCGGCACCGCCAGCCTGCTGCGCAGCGCGCTGCTGGAAACCCTGGTTGCCCTGCTGCAGGCGCCGATCCGCATGCTGGCGCATTCGCTGTTTGTCGTCGTTGCGCTGACCGGCCTGAAGCTGGACTGGAAATCGCCTCCGCGCGAAGCCGCCGCCGTGCCATGGCGCCATGCGCTGGGGCAACTCGCGCCGATGAGCGGCGTGGTCGTGGCGCTGGCCGCCGGCATCGCGATGATCGACGCCAGCGCGCTGGTCTGGCTGCTGCCGGTCGGCCTGCCGCTGCTGCTGTCGATTCCGATGACCGTGCTGACCAGCAAGGTCGGCGTGGGCACCGCGATGCGCGCGCAGAACTACCTGTTGATCCCGGAAGAAACCCGCTCGCCAGCCGTGCTGCGCCGCGCCTGGCTGCACGCCAGCCAGCCCAAGCCGAGGCTCAAAGCGGCCTGA